In the Ferviditalea candida genome, AATAGATACATAAAAATTCAGACCGCAAAAAACCCTTGCTATAAAAGGGTTTTTCATTTTATTCGGCGCAATGGTTGAAGGTGGGTGAATCGAATGACAAAGCGAAAAGGCGGTACCGCACAAAACGAAATGAATTTTTCGACTGCTCAGCTTGCCGAATTACTTGGTCTGAGTCCGAGGCGGATCCAACAACTCGCCGAAGAAGGCGTTATCGTCAAAGTGGCGCGCGGGCAATACAAGGCAGCTGACAGCATTCAAAACTATATTCGCTATCTTCAGGAAAAAGAGCGTGCTACGAGTGATGACGAGATTGACTACTTTAAGGAGCGTGCGCTGCATGAGAAGGTAAAGCGGGAAAAAGCAGAGCTTGAGCTTGCCGTTATGAAAGGCGAGTTGCACAGATCGGAAGATGTGAAATTCGTCATGAACGATATGATTGCAGCATTCCGGTCCAAAGTTCTGGCATTACCATCAAAGCTCTCGCCTCAGCTAGCGGGAAAAACGGAGATTCCGGTCATACAGGATCTCCTCAATCGAGAAGTACAAGAGGCATTAACCGAACTATCCGAATACGACCCACAAGTCTTTTATGCGAAAAACGCGGATTATGTGGATGTGAGCGATGATGAGGAGGCCGAATAAAACATTCCGGTTATTCCGGGAGATCGCCAAAACAGTCGCTCCGCCGCCCAAATATACAGTTTCACAATGGGCTGATGCCAAGCGCCGTTTGTCGTCTGAGGCCTCAGCCGAACCTGGGCAATGGCGAACCGATCGGGCACCCTATCAGCGTGGCATTATGGATGCGATTAACGATCCAAACGCCGAAACAATCGTCGTAGAGTCATCGGCTCAGGTAGGAAAGACTGAAGTCTTGCTCAATATTATCGGGTATCACGTTGATTACGATCCAGCTCCGATCATGTTAGTGCAACCGACGCTCGAGCTTGCTCAAGCATTTTCAAAAGACCGCCTTGCTCCGATGCTTCGAGATTCGCCGGCGCTTCGAGGCAAGGTCAAGGATGTCAAGAGCAAGGATAGCGGCAACACAATGCTGCATAAGATTTTCCCTGGCGGTCATATTACGATGGCCGGGGCTAATTCACCGGCATCGCTTGCAAGCCGTCCAATTCAAATATTACTCCTGGACGAGGTGGACAGGTACCCCGTTTCCGCAGGAACAGAGGGCGACCCAGTATCGCTAGTCACCAAACGGACGACAACCTTCTGGAACCGGAAGATTGTCAAGGTAAGCACGCCAACGATCAAGGGTGCCTCACGAATCGAAGAGGACTATGAAAACAGCACGATGGAGCAGTGGTGCTTACCTTGTCCGAGCTGCGGAGAACATCAGCCGCTCCGGTGGCCGCAGGTCAAGTTCACCTATGACAAGGATTCCAAGGAATGCACAAGCGCTGAACATGCTTGCCGGTCATGCGGAGCACTTCACAGCGAGCGTGAGTGGAAATCCGGATCCGGAAAATGGGTTGCTCGGAAGCAGAGCCGGAAGGTTCGCGGGTTTCACCTGAACGAGCTGGCGAGTCCATGGAAGCGCTGGGAGACCATCGTCGAAGAATTCCACGAGGCCAAGATCGGCGGACCTGAAAAACTCAAGGTTTGGATCAACACCTCATTGGGTGAGACGTGGGAAGAGAAAGGCGACGGCGTAGAATCCGAGGATCTGGTGAATCGCCGAGAGTTTTATCAGGCAGAAGTACCTTCCCCGGTGCTGGTCCTGACGTGCGGCGTCGACGTTCAGGATAACCGGCTTGAATATGAGGTTGTTGGATGGGGGCTGGAAAAGCAGTCATGGGGAATTCAATACGGCGTGATCATGGGTGATCCTGGGCAAGGTTTTGTCTGGGAACAACTCGATCACGTAATCAATAAAGAGTACGTGGCTGGCGATGGCCAGAAGCTGCAAATCATGACGACTTGCGTAGACTCCGGTGGTCACTTCACTGAGCAAGTATATACTTACTGCAAGGAAAGGGAGCTTAAGCGTGTCTGGGCCATTAAAGGCAAGGGCGGCAGCGGGCTCCCTTTCATCATGAGGCCAAAACGTCGGAATGATGATGGTGTTTGGCTTTTTATTATTGGCGTTGATGTAGGGAAAGACACCCTTTCATCGAGACTTAAGGTCAAATCAGCCGAACTACCTGAGTTTTGTCATTTCCCATCAAATCCCGATCGTCATTATGACGAGGAGTATTTTGCCGGACTGACAGCCGAGCATCGTGTGATGCGGAAAGTAATGGGGAAGCCGGTATTCCATTGGGTACAAAAGCCGGGGAGCGGGCGAAATGAGCCGCTTGATCTCCGGAATTACGCTACAGCTGCTTTTGAAATCTTAAGTCCACCGCTTGAAATACTCCAGAGAATGCGGTTCGATTCAGGAAGTTCAGGAAGCCGACCGGTACCAAAAGAGCCTAAAAAAAGATCCGGCGTCGTGAATAAAGGCATTTCATTA is a window encoding:
- a CDS encoding phage terminase large subunit family protein, producing the protein MRRPNKTFRLFREIAKTVAPPPKYTVSQWADAKRRLSSEASAEPGQWRTDRAPYQRGIMDAINDPNAETIVVESSAQVGKTEVLLNIIGYHVDYDPAPIMLVQPTLELAQAFSKDRLAPMLRDSPALRGKVKDVKSKDSGNTMLHKIFPGGHITMAGANSPASLASRPIQILLLDEVDRYPVSAGTEGDPVSLVTKRTTTFWNRKIVKVSTPTIKGASRIEEDYENSTMEQWCLPCPSCGEHQPLRWPQVKFTYDKDSKECTSAEHACRSCGALHSEREWKSGSGKWVARKQSRKVRGFHLNELASPWKRWETIVEEFHEAKIGGPEKLKVWINTSLGETWEEKGDGVESEDLVNRREFYQAEVPSPVLVLTCGVDVQDNRLEYEVVGWGLEKQSWGIQYGVIMGDPGQGFVWEQLDHVINKEYVAGDGQKLQIMTTCVDSGGHFTEQVYTYCKERELKRVWAIKGKGGSGLPFIMRPKRRNDDGVWLFIIGVDVGKDTLSSRLKVKSAELPEFCHFPSNPDRHYDEEYFAGLTAEHRVMRKVMGKPVFHWVQKPGSGRNEPLDLRNYATAAFEILSPPLEILQRMRFDSGSSGSRPVPKEPKKRSGVVNKGISL